A window of Strix aluco isolate bStrAlu1 chromosome 11, bStrAlu1.hap1, whole genome shotgun sequence contains these coding sequences:
- the PPM1M gene encoding protein phosphatase 1M isoform X2, with translation MSGEWLRRWRRGGPAERPGGTQGPGPSPPPTALRYRRPKFLRGGGVEESPRGGRAVRGTGPERPLPWGAGYAEVINAEKSEFNEDQAACCQISIRRREPGLEEDEEWLILCSTQGWCVLSSLGDSNMKQFLTGYYWALFDGHGGPEAAIIASNYLHYCIKQKLEEVVGGITEARPPMHLSGRCVCDSDPQFVEEKHIQAEDLVVGALENAFQECDEVIGQEMEATNQTGGCTALAALYFQGKLYVANAGDSRAILVLKDDVVPMSCEFTPETERQRIQHLAFLFPKLLDGEFTRFEFPRRLKGDDVGQKVLYRDYFMEGWGYKTVEKADLKYPLVHGHGKQARLLGTLAVSRGLGDHQLKVIDTNIEVKPFLSCIPKVNVLDFAQHDIKEDDVLIMATDGLWDVLCNKEVAHVVRSFLAENRTDPHRFSELAKCLVCRARGKKRGHQWMLDDSCEASYDDISVFVIPLHKRDED, from the exons ATGTCCGGCGAGTGGctgcggcggtggcggcggggcggccccgcggagcGGCCCGGGGGCACGCAGGGGCCCGGCCCGAGCCCGCCGCCCACCGCCCTCCGCTACCGCCGGCCTAAGTTCCTGCGTGGCGGCGGCGTCGAGGAGAgcccgcggggcgggcgggccgtGCGGGGCACCGGGCCCGAGCGGCCCCTGCCCTGGGGCGCGGGCTACGCCGA GGTTATCAATGCTGAGAAGTCGGAGTTCAACGAGGACCAGGCAGCCTGCTGTCAGATCTCCATCCGGAGGAGAGAGCCAGGcctggaggaggatgaggaatgGCTGATCCTGTGCTCCACGCAG GGCTGGTGTGTGTTGTCATCACTTGGGGACAGCAACATGAAGCAG TTTCTGACCGGTTACTACTGGGCACTGTTTGACGGCCACGGTGGCCCAGAAGCTGCCATCATTGCCTCCAACTACTTGCACTACTGCATCAAGCAGAAGCTGGAGGAGGTTGTGGGAGGCATCACAGAGGCCCGTCCCCCCATGCATCTCAGCGGACGCTGCGTTTGCGACAGTGACCCCCAGTTCGTGGAGGAGAAGCACATCCAGGCAGAGGACCTGGTGGTGGGAGCGCTGGAGAACGCCTTCCAGGAATGC GATGAAGTCATCGGCCAGGAGATGGAAGCTACAAACCAGACAGGAGGCTGCACTGCTCTGGCTGCCCTTTATTTCCAGGGAAAGCTGTATGTGGCTAatgctggggacagcag GGCGATTCTTGTTCTGAAGGATGATGTTGTGCCCATGAGCTGCGAGTTCACACCTGAGACAGAGAGGCAGCGAATCCAGCACTTG gcttttcttttcccaaagCTCCTGGATGGCGAGTTCACACGCTTTGAGTTTCCACGGAGGTTGAAGGGAGATGACGTGGGCCAGAAAGTCCTGTACCGGGATTACTTCATGGAGGGCTG GGGATACAAGACAGTGGAGAAAGCCGACCTCAAGTATCCTCTTGTCCATGGTCACGGGAAGCAG GCTCGCTTGCTGGGGACTCTGGCTGTCTCTCGAGGTCTGGGGGATCACCAACTCAAAGTCATCGACACCAACATTGAAGTCAAACCTTTCCTCTCCTGCATTCCCAAG GTGAATGTACTTGACTTTGCTCAGCACGACATTAAGGAAGACGATGTCCTCATCATGGCAACTGATGGCCTTTGGGACGTTCTGTGTAACAAAGAGGTGGCCCATGTGGTCAGGAGCTTCCTTGCAGAAAACAGGACAGATCCTCACAG ATTTTCAGAACTGGCCAAGTGCTTGGTATGCAGAGCCAGGGGAAAGAAGAGAGGCCACCAGTGGATGTTGGATGACAGCTGCGAGGCATCCTACGATGACATCTCTGTATTTGTCATCCCACTGCACAAGAGGGATGAGGACTGA
- the PPM1M gene encoding protein phosphatase 1M isoform X1, with protein sequence MAPLGSVPLRLRRVPGRKRLGRQHRPLPGPGARPPPAPGRSHRPPPARPGEVPPGPPCGAPWRRSVAPRVPPSGPAMSGEWLRRWRRGGPAERPGGTQGPGPSPPPTALRYRRPKFLRGGGVEESPRGGRAVRGTGPERPLPWGAGYAEVINAEKSEFNEDQAACCQISIRRREPGLEEDEEWLILCSTQFLTGYYWALFDGHGGPEAAIIASNYLHYCIKQKLEEVVGGITEARPPMHLSGRCVCDSDPQFVEEKHIQAEDLVVGALENAFQECDEVIGQEMEATNQTGGCTALAALYFQGKLYVANAGDSRAILVLKDDVVPMSCEFTPETERQRIQHLAFLFPKLLDGEFTRFEFPRRLKGDDVGQKVLYRDYFMEGWGYKTVEKADLKYPLVHGHGKQARLLGTLAVSRGLGDHQLKVIDTNIEVKPFLSCIPKVNVLDFAQHDIKEDDVLIMATDGLWDVLCNKEVAHVVRSFLAENRTDPHRFSELAKCLVCRARGKKRGHQWMLDDSCEASYDDISVFVIPLHKRDED encoded by the exons ATGGCTCCGCTCGGCTCCGTCCCGCTCCGGCTCCGCCGCGTCCCGGGCAGGAAACGGCTCGGCCGGCAGCACCGCCCGCTTCCGGGGCCGGGAgcacggcccccccccgccccggggaggagccaccgccccccccccgcccgccccggggaggTGCCACCGGGGCCGCCctgcggcgccccctggcggagGTCGGTAGCGCCGCGCGTGCCCCCGTCGGGCCCCGCCATGTCCGGCGAGTGGctgcggcggtggcggcggggcggccccgcggagcGGCCCGGGGGCACGCAGGGGCCCGGCCCGAGCCCGCCGCCCACCGCCCTCCGCTACCGCCGGCCTAAGTTCCTGCGTGGCGGCGGCGTCGAGGAGAgcccgcggggcgggcgggccgtGCGGGGCACCGGGCCCGAGCGGCCCCTGCCCTGGGGCGCGGGCTACGCCGA GGTTATCAATGCTGAGAAGTCGGAGTTCAACGAGGACCAGGCAGCCTGCTGTCAGATCTCCATCCGGAGGAGAGAGCCAGGcctggaggaggatgaggaatgGCTGATCCTGTGCTCCACGCAG TTTCTGACCGGTTACTACTGGGCACTGTTTGACGGCCACGGTGGCCCAGAAGCTGCCATCATTGCCTCCAACTACTTGCACTACTGCATCAAGCAGAAGCTGGAGGAGGTTGTGGGAGGCATCACAGAGGCCCGTCCCCCCATGCATCTCAGCGGACGCTGCGTTTGCGACAGTGACCCCCAGTTCGTGGAGGAGAAGCACATCCAGGCAGAGGACCTGGTGGTGGGAGCGCTGGAGAACGCCTTCCAGGAATGC GATGAAGTCATCGGCCAGGAGATGGAAGCTACAAACCAGACAGGAGGCTGCACTGCTCTGGCTGCCCTTTATTTCCAGGGAAAGCTGTATGTGGCTAatgctggggacagcag GGCGATTCTTGTTCTGAAGGATGATGTTGTGCCCATGAGCTGCGAGTTCACACCTGAGACAGAGAGGCAGCGAATCCAGCACTTG gcttttcttttcccaaagCTCCTGGATGGCGAGTTCACACGCTTTGAGTTTCCACGGAGGTTGAAGGGAGATGACGTGGGCCAGAAAGTCCTGTACCGGGATTACTTCATGGAGGGCTG GGGATACAAGACAGTGGAGAAAGCCGACCTCAAGTATCCTCTTGTCCATGGTCACGGGAAGCAG GCTCGCTTGCTGGGGACTCTGGCTGTCTCTCGAGGTCTGGGGGATCACCAACTCAAAGTCATCGACACCAACATTGAAGTCAAACCTTTCCTCTCCTGCATTCCCAAG GTGAATGTACTTGACTTTGCTCAGCACGACATTAAGGAAGACGATGTCCTCATCATGGCAACTGATGGCCTTTGGGACGTTCTGTGTAACAAAGAGGTGGCCCATGTGGTCAGGAGCTTCCTTGCAGAAAACAGGACAGATCCTCACAG ATTTTCAGAACTGGCCAAGTGCTTGGTATGCAGAGCCAGGGGAAAGAAGAGAGGCCACCAGTGGATGTTGGATGACAGCTGCGAGGCATCCTACGATGACATCTCTGTATTTGTCATCCCACTGCACAAGAGGGATGAGGACTGA
- the PPM1M gene encoding protein phosphatase 1M isoform X3 yields the protein MKQFLTGYYWALFDGHGGPEAAIIASNYLHYCIKQKLEEVVGGITEARPPMHLSGRCVCDSDPQFVEEKHIQAEDLVVGALENAFQECDEVIGQEMEATNQTGGCTALAALYFQGKLYVANAGDSRAILVLKDDVVPMSCEFTPETERQRIQHLAFLFPKLLDGEFTRFEFPRRLKGDDVGQKVLYRDYFMEGWGYKTVEKADLKYPLVHGHGKQARLLGTLAVSRGLGDHQLKVIDTNIEVKPFLSCIPKVNVLDFAQHDIKEDDVLIMATDGLWDVLCNKEVAHVVRSFLAENRTDPHRFSELAKCLVCRARGKKRGHQWMLDDSCEASYDDISVFVIPLHKRDED from the exons ATGAAGCAG TTTCTGACCGGTTACTACTGGGCACTGTTTGACGGCCACGGTGGCCCAGAAGCTGCCATCATTGCCTCCAACTACTTGCACTACTGCATCAAGCAGAAGCTGGAGGAGGTTGTGGGAGGCATCACAGAGGCCCGTCCCCCCATGCATCTCAGCGGACGCTGCGTTTGCGACAGTGACCCCCAGTTCGTGGAGGAGAAGCACATCCAGGCAGAGGACCTGGTGGTGGGAGCGCTGGAGAACGCCTTCCAGGAATGC GATGAAGTCATCGGCCAGGAGATGGAAGCTACAAACCAGACAGGAGGCTGCACTGCTCTGGCTGCCCTTTATTTCCAGGGAAAGCTGTATGTGGCTAatgctggggacagcag GGCGATTCTTGTTCTGAAGGATGATGTTGTGCCCATGAGCTGCGAGTTCACACCTGAGACAGAGAGGCAGCGAATCCAGCACTTG gcttttcttttcccaaagCTCCTGGATGGCGAGTTCACACGCTTTGAGTTTCCACGGAGGTTGAAGGGAGATGACGTGGGCCAGAAAGTCCTGTACCGGGATTACTTCATGGAGGGCTG GGGATACAAGACAGTGGAGAAAGCCGACCTCAAGTATCCTCTTGTCCATGGTCACGGGAAGCAG GCTCGCTTGCTGGGGACTCTGGCTGTCTCTCGAGGTCTGGGGGATCACCAACTCAAAGTCATCGACACCAACATTGAAGTCAAACCTTTCCTCTCCTGCATTCCCAAG GTGAATGTACTTGACTTTGCTCAGCACGACATTAAGGAAGACGATGTCCTCATCATGGCAACTGATGGCCTTTGGGACGTTCTGTGTAACAAAGAGGTGGCCCATGTGGTCAGGAGCTTCCTTGCAGAAAACAGGACAGATCCTCACAG ATTTTCAGAACTGGCCAAGTGCTTGGTATGCAGAGCCAGGGGAAAGAAGAGAGGCCACCAGTGGATGTTGGATGACAGCTGCGAGGCATCCTACGATGACATCTCTGTATTTGTCATCCCACTGCACAAGAGGGATGAGGACTGA